A single Acidobacteriaceae bacterium DNA region contains:
- the pdxA gene encoding 4-hydroxythreonine-4-phosphate dehydrogenase PdxA, translating into MTTRAPSSEELRPTIVITLGDPAGVGAEVTLKALADPDIQDSARFVILGDYAAVAAAEQCTGIRMDTLPIEFRDCHMLSPSTPIAMGTLRAEYGAAAVRYVHDATLMCLRGEADAMVTAPLNKEAVALTGMQFSGHTEYIAELCNAPDSRMLLAGQRLSVVHVSTHISLREACNLDTARIIRTIELGDEAMKLLGKPRPRIAVCGLNPHAGEHGLFGTEDERFILPAVEACRARGIDCEGPLAPDTIFFRAANGSHDLIVAMYHDQGHIPMKLLDFEATVNMSLGIPILRTSVDHGTAFDIAGKNIAGAANMKAAIRMAVTMARHRLQHAVTA; encoded by the coding sequence TTGACCACCCGCGCACCGTCCAGCGAAGAGCTCCGCCCGACCATCGTCATCACTCTCGGCGATCCCGCCGGAGTCGGCGCCGAGGTCACGCTCAAAGCGCTCGCCGATCCTGACATCCAAGACTCCGCGCGCTTCGTCATCCTGGGCGATTACGCCGCCGTCGCGGCAGCAGAGCAATGCACCGGCATTCGAATGGACACACTGCCCATTGAGTTCCGCGACTGCCACATGCTCTCCCCGAGCACACCAATTGCAATGGGAACGCTGCGCGCCGAGTATGGCGCAGCCGCCGTCCGTTACGTGCACGACGCTACACTTATGTGCCTGCGCGGCGAGGCCGACGCCATGGTCACCGCACCGCTCAACAAAGAGGCCGTGGCGCTCACGGGCATGCAGTTCTCCGGCCACACCGAGTACATCGCGGAACTCTGCAATGCCCCCGACTCACGCATGCTTCTAGCGGGCCAGCGCCTCAGCGTCGTTCACGTCTCCACGCACATCAGCCTGCGCGAGGCCTGCAACCTCGACACAGCGCGCATTATCCGCACCATCGAGCTCGGTGACGAAGCCATGAAACTGCTAGGCAAGCCGCGCCCGCGCATCGCCGTCTGCGGCCTCAACCCACACGCCGGAGAGCACGGCCTCTTCGGCACTGAGGATGAGCGCTTCATCCTTCCTGCCGTTGAAGCCTGCCGAGCGCGCGGCATCGATTGCGAAGGCCCCCTCGCGCCCGACACCATCTTCTTCCGCGCCGCCAATGGCTCGCACGATCTCATCGTCGCCATGTACCACGATCAGGGTCACATTCCAATGAAGCTCCTCGACTTCGAAGCGACCGTGAACATGTCGCTGGGTATCCCCATCCTGCGCACCTCCGTCGACCACGGCACCGCGTTCGATATCGCTGGAAAAAACATCGCCGGCGCCGCCAACATGAAGGCCGCCATTCGCATGGCCGTCACCATGGCGCGCCATCGTCTTCAACACGCCGTAACGGCTTAG
- a CDS encoding four-carbon acid sugar kinase family protein — MRSGKAEIHYGPQPTLPACPPLTIVADDLTGACDAAVAFTCRCNPVRVQISRQATENAGLRAISTESRDLFSEEAVRRLQNIVERLPAGVELFKKVDSVFRGNTVVEIAAALRHAPCDIAIIAPAYPALGRVVHQGVLKIHDSMGTHSVPIADLLAQAGCSLGSLAANESFESLADSLTDCVSIGTRAVLCDASTSTHLTQIVRAARSLGKQIVWIGSGGLAHALAAELPTLATQPPKQLREGPTIFFTGSPHPVSRAQVSHLQQVAQIAEHPSPATHSTQDDLLVPIELGRTTANEIRRAVSSYDPAQIGCLFMTGGDTAHFACRALEIQSLRLLHEFAPGVPVALAEGGPFDGVRIVLKSGGFGAPDLLCRLLEANRASHEVTA; from the coding sequence ATGCGAAGCGGCAAGGCCGAAATCCATTATGGCCCTCAGCCGACCCTTCCGGCGTGCCCGCCGCTAACCATCGTGGCAGACGACCTGACGGGTGCCTGCGATGCTGCGGTCGCCTTCACCTGCCGATGCAACCCCGTCCGGGTGCAAATTTCCCGCCAAGCCACAGAAAACGCCGGCCTTCGTGCCATCTCCACGGAGAGCCGCGACCTGTTTTCCGAAGAAGCAGTGCGCCGCCTGCAAAACATCGTAGAGCGACTCCCCGCCGGTGTCGAGCTCTTCAAAAAGGTCGACTCAGTCTTCCGCGGCAACACCGTTGTCGAGATCGCCGCAGCCCTGCGGCATGCCCCTTGCGACATCGCCATCATCGCACCCGCATACCCTGCTCTCGGGCGCGTCGTTCACCAAGGAGTCCTCAAGATTCACGACTCCATGGGCACACACTCGGTCCCAATCGCGGATCTCCTCGCCCAGGCAGGCTGCTCGCTGGGCAGCCTAGCTGCAAATGAATCCTTCGAATCGCTCGCCGACTCCCTGACCGATTGCGTGTCCATCGGAACTCGCGCTGTACTCTGCGATGCTTCGACGTCAACTCACCTGACGCAGATCGTGCGCGCGGCGCGATCTCTCGGCAAACAAATCGTTTGGATCGGTTCCGGTGGCCTCGCACATGCTCTCGCCGCAGAACTTCCCACTCTAGCGACGCAGCCACCGAAGCAGCTCCGCGAAGGACCAACGATCTTCTTCACCGGCAGCCCGCATCCGGTCAGCCGTGCGCAAGTCAGCCATCTCCAACAGGTGGCACAAATTGCCGAGCACCCCTCGCCTGCAACGCACTCGACGCAGGACGACCTGCTCGTTCCAATCGAGTTAGGTCGGACCACCGCCAACGAGATCCGCCGCGCCGTCTCATCGTATGACCCCGCTCAGATCGGCTGCCTCTTCATGACAGGCGGCGACACCGCGCACTTCGCCTGCCGCGCACTCGAGATCCAATCCCTGCGTCTCCTGCACGAGTTCGCGCCCGGCGTTCCCGTCGCGCTCGCCGAGGGCGGCCCCTTCGATGGCGTCCGCATCGTGCTGAAGAGCGGCGGCTTTGGCGCACCTGACCTCCTCTGTCGTCTACTGGAAGCAAATCGCGCCTCACATGAGGTAACCGCTTGA
- a CDS encoding AraC family transcriptional regulator, with product MLQRLKLPDNMDGKAWLYANPAGANRRHHHVELELNLVTHGTGTYLLGNRQYRIRRGDLLWLFPAQEHVLFEQTPDFQMWIVVFRRRLIRRSAVDTASLPLLQRNFSGDTCRRLSQHQLTRFEELFVGLAESTDEPGLLNASLAYTLLHAWKCFEKAGKVPVRNVHPGVESTARLLLSDQNSYSLSQLASRASLSPSRLSRLFKQQTGLSIVQFRNRQRMQRFLDHYEVSAERGKCTLLEASLAAGFGSYPQFHRVFRQITGCSPAEYRRRDRP from the coding sequence ATGCTTCAACGGCTCAAACTTCCGGACAACATGGATGGCAAAGCGTGGCTCTATGCCAATCCAGCTGGAGCCAACCGTCGGCATCATCATGTAGAGCTCGAGTTGAATCTTGTAACCCATGGCACCGGGACATATCTGTTGGGGAATCGGCAGTATCGGATACGCCGCGGTGACCTGCTCTGGCTGTTTCCTGCGCAGGAACATGTCCTTTTCGAGCAAACGCCCGACTTCCAGATGTGGATCGTCGTCTTTCGACGGCGGCTAATCAGGCGCAGCGCCGTAGATACCGCGTCTCTGCCGCTACTCCAACGAAATTTCTCCGGCGACACCTGCCGCCGCTTGAGCCAACATCAGCTCACACGATTCGAAGAGCTCTTCGTCGGCCTCGCCGAAAGCACAGACGAACCGGGGCTTCTCAATGCCAGCCTGGCCTACACCCTACTGCACGCCTGGAAGTGCTTCGAGAAAGCGGGTAAAGTTCCAGTACGTAACGTTCATCCCGGGGTCGAGAGTACTGCACGGCTGCTACTTTCTGATCAGAACAGTTACAGTCTTTCGCAGCTTGCGAGCCGCGCCAGTCTGAGTCCTTCACGGCTCAGCCGGCTCTTCAAACAGCAGACTGGCCTCTCGATCGTTCAATTTCGTAACCGCCAGCGCATGCAGCGGTTCCTCGATCACTATGAAGTTAGTGCTGAACGAGGCAAGTGCACTCTGCTCGAGGCTTCCCTCGCGGCCGGCTTCGGAAGCTATCCGCAGTTCCACCGCGTCTTCCGACAAATCACTGGCTGCTCGCCCGCCGAGTACCGCCGTCGCGACCGCCCCTAG
- a CDS encoding phytanoyl-CoA dioxygenase family protein, translating into MKITDQQRELYRDEGYMILPGVIPPAMLEMLREECSYYLGYYDSIMDAKGVETENISHRGKRYFINNRYRLSNRLWQFIFSDLMAEVARATVGDEAYLFHEQWVVKGAEQGMKFAWHQDSGYVKWYNPTTQHKPYVTCWCTLDDVSEENGTVYLLPHSRGGTKSTIINHTKEDGTNDLIGYSGSDPGDALIVPAGSIVAFDSFVFHRSGPNKTERMRRIYLPQYSAKPIDRPDGKPWAMATPFLKDGKNVYNHADDTPERYGPFPETKKENAA; encoded by the coding sequence ATGAAAATAACGGATCAGCAGCGCGAGCTCTATCGCGACGAAGGCTACATGATTCTTCCGGGAGTCATTCCGCCTGCGATGCTGGAGATGCTGCGCGAAGAGTGTTCCTACTATCTTGGCTACTACGACTCCATTATGGACGCCAAGGGCGTGGAGACCGAAAATATCAGCCACCGCGGCAAGCGCTACTTCATCAACAATCGCTATAGGCTGAGCAATCGGCTGTGGCAGTTCATCTTTAGCGACCTGATGGCGGAGGTCGCACGCGCGACGGTGGGCGACGAAGCGTACCTTTTTCACGAACAGTGGGTAGTGAAAGGCGCGGAGCAGGGCATGAAATTCGCCTGGCACCAGGATAGCGGCTACGTGAAGTGGTACAACCCGACTACGCAACACAAGCCTTATGTAACCTGCTGGTGCACGCTGGATGATGTGAGCGAGGAGAACGGCACGGTGTATCTGCTACCACACTCCCGCGGAGGTACAAAGAGCACGATCATCAATCACACCAAGGAAGACGGCACGAATGACCTCATCGGCTACTCTGGCAGCGATCCTGGCGATGCGCTGATTGTGCCTGCGGGAAGCATTGTCGCTTTCGACAGCTTCGTGTTTCATCGCAGTGGGCCGAACAAGACAGAGCGCATGCGCCGGATCTATCTGCCGCAGTACAGCGCGAAGCCGATCGATCGCCCGGACGGCAAGCCGTGGGCGATGGCGACGCCGTTCCTTAAAGATGGAAAGAACGTTTATAACCACGCTGACGATACGCCGGAACGCTACGGTCCCTTTCCGGAGACAAAAAAGGAGAACGCAGCCTGA
- a CDS encoding glycoside-pentoside-hexuronide (GPH):cation symporter: protein MKSQVLTTRLSYMSSEVAGQLIFCVISFYLLKFYTDVYGLTAATAGAILLIARCTDALDAPVWGIVFEKMHSPLGKSRPWFLWLCVPFALAGVATFVTPNLGPTAKIVYAACTYVSCSILYTGINTPVTAILASLTPSSHERVVLTSFRMFGSKLGVLFVNLTVLGLVARLGHGDSRRGFMLVMPIYAIGTVVLYLVAFRNLREVTEIKSQHSSLRHTLRALKGNAPWLIIFLSSLFFWIAFIARISSAPYFFEYVLHREDLTSIANSLDVVSLGSILLLPLFCKWTSKRSVWACGLVGSMAAQLVVFAGVHNGSVALVMTGWVIGFLASGVAMAMPFSLLSDSVDYGEWKGGVRAAGLLTAIGAAFCLKAGSGLGGALPAWILAHFQYVPNVEQTARSLIGIELSCVWLPAIAYTVAVIPVFFYHRYERLEPQIQQELEERRRVAAAMSSI, encoded by the coding sequence ATGAAGAGCCAAGTTCTCACGACCCGCCTAAGTTACATGTCCAGCGAGGTCGCAGGGCAGCTTATCTTCTGCGTCATTTCGTTTTATCTGCTCAAGTTCTACACGGATGTCTACGGGCTAACAGCCGCCACTGCTGGAGCGATCCTGCTCATTGCGCGCTGCACGGATGCTCTCGACGCACCGGTGTGGGGAATTGTGTTCGAGAAAATGCACAGCCCGTTGGGCAAGAGCCGCCCGTGGTTTCTGTGGTTGTGCGTGCCGTTCGCACTCGCCGGTGTGGCAACCTTTGTTACGCCGAACCTCGGGCCCACGGCGAAGATTGTCTACGCCGCATGCACGTATGTTAGTTGCAGCATTCTGTACACAGGTATCAACACGCCAGTAACGGCGATCCTCGCTTCTTTGACCCCAAGCTCCCATGAACGCGTGGTGCTGACGAGCTTTCGCATGTTCGGGTCGAAGCTTGGCGTTCTGTTTGTGAACCTGACGGTGCTGGGTCTTGTCGCGCGCCTGGGCCACGGCGATAGTCGTCGTGGCTTCATGCTGGTGATGCCAATCTATGCGATCGGCACGGTTGTTCTATATCTGGTGGCTTTTCGCAATTTACGCGAGGTTACGGAGATCAAGAGTCAGCATAGCTCGCTGCGGCACACGCTGCGTGCCTTGAAGGGCAATGCTCCATGGCTGATTATTTTTCTGAGTAGCCTCTTCTTTTGGATAGCCTTCATCGCCCGCATCTCATCGGCACCGTACTTTTTTGAGTATGTGCTGCATCGTGAGGATCTTACCTCGATCGCAAATAGCCTGGATGTCGTTTCGCTCGGGAGCATCTTGTTGCTACCCCTCTTTTGCAAGTGGACTTCAAAACGCAGTGTTTGGGCGTGCGGTCTCGTCGGATCGATGGCCGCGCAACTTGTCGTGTTCGCCGGCGTTCATAATGGCTCCGTCGCACTCGTGATGACGGGTTGGGTCATCGGATTTCTGGCGAGCGGCGTGGCGATGGCGATGCCGTTTTCGTTGCTCTCAGACAGCGTGGATTACGGCGAGTGGAAGGGTGGCGTGCGCGCGGCCGGTCTGCTTACCGCGATTGGTGCGGCGTTCTGCCTGAAGGCGGGCAGTGGTCTTGGCGGTGCATTGCCCGCGTGGATTCTTGCGCATTTCCAATATGTGCCGAATGTTGAACAGACGGCTCGTTCGCTGATCGGGATTGAACTTAGCTGCGTCTGGTTGCCGGCGATTGCTTATACGGTCGCGGTGATTCCCGTGTTCTTTTACCACCGGTACGAAAGACTGGAGCCCCAGATCCAGCAGGAACTCGAAGAGCGCAGGCGCGTTGCTGCGGCAATGAGCAGTATTTAG
- a CDS encoding TIM-barrel domain-containing protein, with the protein MFTVERQSGDAIFREGDQILRVRFVSDSIARITYTRGRAFLDKPSRIVVAQEVGGEFGLREDSQSYVLSAGPLTVAVNRSTGALSYYSPTGDLLTREPDRGGRTLAPKVVMRNVFREGVVIATAQSIDGARATVAEHETIFDREAFEAKVEFVFGQDEALFGLGSHEEGYGNLRGHVRELYQQNMKAVVPHLVSTRGYSVLLDCCSLTIFRDDDQGSYWWADVVDELDYYFIYGGDFDGVMCGYRRLTGATPLPPKWAFGYVQSKERYVTAEEMIVVVAEYRRRQIPLDCIVLDWKSWPNGMGWGQKSFDTLRFPDPAGFIEKLHAMGARLMVSIWPIMTGGCENQRELNDRHLMLGNQSTYNAFLPEARACYWEQARRGLFAHGVDAWWCDCTEPFEADWAGAVKPSPGERLQINTEASKLYLDAGEINAYSLVHSQGIYEWQRSESSDKRVLNLTRSSYAGQHRFGTFTWNGDVSATWETLRRCIPEGVNFCATGEAYWTVDAGGFFVDKRPDLWFWRGAYSGGCRGLTPMDALAPDPNDTGSTDLGFWELYTRWLQYAAFLPMFRSHGTDVPREIWRFGEEDSPFYNAIAASIRFRYRLLPYIYSLAAAVTRDGVAMVRAVALEFPLDIGTHAIKDEFLFGQSLLVCPVTQPMYYDQGSRAINDVAKLREVYLPAGCKWFDLWKSKLYEGGQTVVVDAPLEHIPVFVRAGCIVPMTQPMQFVDEVRNAAYEVRIYTGADASFLLYEDAGDGYAYENGEYAQVSIEWNQQLRRLIVNAREGGFPEMIREREYRILFISADGTRQQSLLYKGEEICLRIDEVDR; encoded by the coding sequence ATGTTTACGGTCGAGCGACAGTCGGGTGATGCGATCTTCCGCGAAGGTGATCAGATTCTGCGAGTCCGTTTCGTTTCAGATTCGATTGCACGGATTACCTATACACGCGGAAGGGCGTTTCTTGACAAGCCAAGTCGCATCGTCGTCGCACAAGAGGTCGGTGGGGAGTTCGGGCTCCGCGAAGATTCGCAGAGCTATGTGTTATCTGCGGGACCGTTGACTGTGGCTGTAAATAGGTCGACTGGAGCGCTCAGCTATTACAGTCCAACGGGCGATTTGCTAACACGAGAGCCGGACCGTGGTGGTCGGACGCTGGCTCCTAAAGTCGTCATGCGGAACGTCTTCCGCGAAGGTGTGGTGATTGCAACAGCGCAGAGCATCGATGGGGCCCGCGCCACTGTTGCGGAGCACGAGACGATCTTCGATCGTGAGGCATTCGAGGCCAAAGTGGAGTTCGTCTTCGGCCAAGATGAAGCGCTGTTTGGGCTAGGCTCGCACGAGGAAGGTTATGGCAATCTGCGCGGGCATGTGCGTGAGCTCTATCAGCAGAACATGAAGGCTGTTGTGCCGCATCTGGTTTCTACGCGTGGTTATAGCGTGTTGCTCGATTGTTGCTCGCTGACGATCTTCAGAGATGATGACCAAGGTAGTTACTGGTGGGCCGACGTGGTCGACGAACTAGATTATTACTTTATCTACGGCGGAGACTTCGACGGTGTGATGTGTGGCTATCGACGGTTAACGGGAGCGACGCCATTGCCGCCAAAGTGGGCGTTCGGGTATGTGCAGTCCAAGGAACGCTATGTAACTGCTGAGGAGATGATCGTCGTCGTAGCTGAATACAGGCGGCGTCAGATTCCGCTCGACTGCATTGTCCTGGATTGGAAGTCGTGGCCGAATGGAATGGGTTGGGGGCAGAAGTCGTTTGACACGCTGCGCTTTCCGGACCCTGCGGGGTTTATCGAGAAACTGCACGCGATGGGTGCGCGGCTGATGGTTTCGATCTGGCCCATTATGACGGGAGGGTGCGAGAACCAGCGCGAACTGAATGACAGGCACTTGATGCTCGGAAATCAATCAACGTATAACGCATTTCTTCCGGAGGCCCGGGCGTGTTACTGGGAGCAGGCACGACGTGGATTGTTCGCTCATGGAGTGGATGCGTGGTGGTGCGACTGCACAGAGCCGTTTGAAGCCGACTGGGCCGGCGCGGTCAAACCGTCACCAGGGGAGCGTCTGCAAATCAACACCGAGGCGTCGAAACTCTATCTGGACGCGGGCGAGATCAACGCATACTCGCTTGTGCACTCGCAGGGAATCTACGAATGGCAACGCAGCGAATCGAGCGATAAACGGGTGCTTAATCTCACTCGCTCTTCTTACGCTGGCCAGCATCGTTTCGGCACGTTTACATGGAACGGTGATGTGTCCGCAACCTGGGAGACGCTGAGGCGTTGCATTCCTGAAGGCGTGAACTTTTGCGCGACGGGTGAAGCCTACTGGACGGTCGACGCTGGCGGATTCTTCGTCGACAAGCGACCAGATCTCTGGTTCTGGCGCGGTGCTTATTCCGGAGGCTGCCGTGGACTGACACCGATGGACGCCCTCGCGCCGGACCCGAACGATACAGGCTCTACTGATCTCGGGTTCTGGGAGTTGTATACCCGCTGGCTGCAGTACGCAGCGTTTTTGCCCATGTTCCGTTCGCACGGTACGGACGTCCCGCGTGAGATATGGCGATTCGGCGAAGAAGATTCACCTTTCTATAATGCGATCGCTGCGTCCATTCGATTCCGCTATCGTCTTTTGCCGTACATCTATTCACTCGCGGCGGCAGTCACGCGAGACGGAGTCGCCATGGTGCGCGCAGTGGCGCTCGAGTTTCCCTTGGATATCGGCACGCACGCGATCAAGGATGAGTTCCTTTTCGGCCAGTCGCTGTTGGTCTGTCCAGTGACGCAACCTATGTACTATGACCAAGGCTCGCGAGCTATCAATGATGTAGCAAAGTTGCGCGAGGTTTATCTGCCGGCAGGTTGTAAGTGGTTCGATTTGTGGAAGAGCAAGTTGTACGAAGGCGGCCAAACAGTCGTCGTGGATGCACCGCTGGAGCATATTCCGGTATTCGTGCGAGCTGGATGCATCGTGCCAATGACTCAACCGATGCAGTTTGTCGATGAGGTCCGCAATGCGGCATACGAGGTTCGCATCTACACTGGCGCAGATGCATCGTTCCTTCTCTACGAAGACGCGGGCGATGGTTATGCCTACGAAAACGGCGAGTATGCGCAGGTATCAATTGAATGGAACCAGCAATTGCGCCGTCTGATTGTGAATGCACGCGAGGGCGGTTTTCCCGAAATGATTAGGGAGCGGGAGTACCGCATTTTGTTCATTTCAGCAGACGGCACGCGGCAACAGAGCTTGCTGTATAAGGGCGAGGAAATTTGTTTGCGCATAGATGAGGTAGATCGTTGA
- a CDS encoding right-handed parallel beta-helix repeat-containing protein — protein MREINGNNNVVVRLARGTYRIDHPLIFRAIDGGRNEHTVTWSEAAPGAQPVISGGLAVSGWHLWNAERQIYVADVPRGLDARQLWVNDRLAPEASLELARKDWSFTRDGMVLRAGAKNPLETLQHANRLELRATGFFTERISPVERVDGDTLVMRQPAWDNNIWGYDTVEKPFAPQFSHLYLANALELISQPGQWFLDPAQGKLYLRPPEGVEVTKADVELPRLPVLVSVSGTLDAPVQDLSFIGIRFSYSSWLGPSTDEGYASQQSGTFLAGKAVAYPADPIGTCAQGCSDFESMRNQWSQMPAAVQVSAAKRITFEDNIFAHLGQYALGIGNDADATLSGVGLATGDITVVANLFTDLAGGGILAGGVQPDAHHPGDPRQTNRLLIVRSNRIQSVSKDYRDNSAIISTYDLGAVILHNDISDVPYDAIDIGFGWGLQDPGGNPNYIFRVHTYDWKQNPIYQTPTTHRDVVVANNRIHGAKSYFHDGGAIYNLSASPGTLITENYIYDNHSMIGVYLDEGSRYITVRRNVVQDVGSEWLNINTMRAAYPMRISLDNTAIDNWHDGTKVGGMWTNYENNLILDDHLVKDDAWPVEAQEIMKNAGVESTVALPTYPIQLSR, from the coding sequence GTGCGCGAGATAAATGGCAACAATAACGTCGTCGTGAGGCTCGCTCGCGGCACGTACCGCATCGATCATCCGCTTATCTTTCGCGCGATAGATGGCGGCCGCAACGAGCACACGGTGACATGGTCGGAGGCCGCGCCGGGTGCACAGCCTGTTATCAGCGGCGGCCTCGCTGTAAGCGGTTGGCATTTGTGGAATGCAGAGCGGCAAATCTATGTTGCGGACGTGCCGCGAGGCTTGGACGCGCGGCAGCTGTGGGTGAATGATCGGCTTGCCCCGGAAGCATCGCTTGAGCTTGCAAGGAAAGACTGGAGCTTCACGCGCGATGGTATGGTGCTGCGTGCCGGAGCAAAGAATCCGCTGGAAACTCTGCAGCACGCGAATCGACTCGAACTGCGCGCAACCGGTTTCTTCACTGAGAGGATCTCGCCGGTTGAGCGTGTTGACGGGGATACGCTTGTGATGCGCCAGCCGGCCTGGGACAACAACATCTGGGGATATGACACCGTTGAAAAGCCGTTCGCGCCACAATTTTCGCACCTGTATCTGGCGAACGCGCTGGAACTGATCTCGCAGCCCGGACAGTGGTTTCTCGATCCCGCGCAAGGCAAACTCTATCTGCGACCGCCTGAAGGAGTGGAGGTCACAAAGGCTGATGTCGAACTACCGCGTTTGCCTGTGCTCGTCTCAGTTAGCGGTACGCTCGATGCTCCAGTGCAGGACCTCTCATTCATAGGAATTCGGTTCTCCTACTCGAGTTGGCTCGGCCCATCGACTGATGAGGGCTATGCCAGCCAACAGAGTGGAACCTTTCTCGCGGGGAAGGCGGTTGCGTATCCAGCAGACCCTATCGGCACTTGTGCACAGGGATGTAGTGACTTTGAAAGCATGCGCAATCAGTGGAGCCAGATGCCGGCGGCCGTCCAGGTATCAGCCGCCAAGCGCATCACATTCGAAGACAACATCTTTGCACATCTCGGGCAATACGCACTCGGTATCGGCAATGACGCGGACGCGACGCTCTCCGGCGTCGGACTCGCAACCGGCGACATTACCGTCGTGGCGAATTTGTTTACAGACCTCGCCGGGGGTGGAATTCTGGCCGGCGGTGTGCAGCCCGATGCGCATCATCCGGGCGACCCGCGGCAGACGAACCGTCTGCTCATTGTGCGCAGCAACAGGATTCAGTCGGTTAGCAAGGATTATCGCGACAACAGCGCAATAATCAGCACCTACGACTTAGGTGCCGTCATTCTGCACAACGATATTTCCGATGTTCCTTACGATGCGATCGACATTGGTTTCGGGTGGGGTCTTCAAGATCCGGGCGGGAATCCCAACTATATCTTCCGCGTGCATACTTACGACTGGAAACAAAATCCTATCTACCAGACACCAACGACACACCGCGATGTTGTGGTTGCGAACAACCGTATTCATGGAGCAAAGAGCTATTTCCATGACGGCGGAGCCATTTATAACCTCTCCGCAAGTCCGGGCACGTTGATTACAGAAAATTATATTTACGACAATCATTCGATGATCGGTGTCTATCTGGACGAAGGGTCTCGTTACATCACGGTCCGCCGCAATGTAGTGCAGGATGTGGGGAGTGAATGGCTGAATATCAACACGATGCGGGCGGCCTATCCAATGCGTATTTCGCTGGATAACACAGCCATCGACAACTGGCATGATGGCACAAAGGTGGGGGGCATGTGGACCAATTATGAGAACAATCTCATCCTTGATGATCATCTGGTAAAGGACGATGCATGGCCTGTGGAGGCGCAGGAGATCATGAAAAATGCGGGCGTCGAATCTACTGTTGCGTTGCCGACCTATCCGATTCAGCTGTCACGCTAA
- a CDS encoding nucleotidyltransferase family protein, protein MQVLRAQGADRVALADTGLATDWRGNSAVSLRGDAVKPKSQTRDQQIRGAALFCFSESYSGSLLCTLRAKEWIKLLHWLDVSGLALYFLDRMAEIHQRSSLPAWVVNRLERSLEENRERTSGLIEESARLQQDFQSRDLSYAVMKGLSLCPVSVSRLELRHQFDLDFLIASSDAPAAKEILGQHGYTLFAISGKSWEFKKGQTPRVCPRDLYRDLPYRGVELHLDVDTPGSPTRLDRAVKREMHGLMMPVLSPVHLFVGQAMHASKDIASPFLRASHLFEFHRHVLAQRDDISFWQKLHLHAREDRRACVAIGMVTYLAESVWGNFAPQALTSWTVEQLPPSVRLWLDLYGRDAAIQAPPGNKRYLWLREELVAAGCGAALRSRKTRSVPFRLPPAVIQAIPGEALSTRVARYLVQIRFVASRVRFHVVEGLRFIVESRRWHKFRSSLP, encoded by the coding sequence ATGCAAGTCCTTCGAGCACAAGGCGCAGATCGCGTTGCTCTCGCTGATACCGGTCTTGCCACCGACTGGCGCGGAAATAGCGCCGTGTCGTTGCGTGGTGATGCAGTCAAACCGAAGAGCCAAACCCGTGATCAGCAGATCCGCGGAGCTGCACTTTTCTGCTTTTCAGAGTCTTACTCGGGTTCGTTACTCTGCACGCTCAGGGCGAAGGAGTGGATCAAGCTTCTGCATTGGTTGGATGTCAGTGGTCTGGCATTATATTTTCTCGATCGAATGGCCGAAATTCATCAGCGAAGTTCTCTACCTGCTTGGGTCGTGAATCGGCTGGAACGCAGCTTGGAAGAAAATCGCGAGCGGACGTCTGGGCTGATTGAAGAATCAGCAAGACTGCAGCAGGATTTCCAATCAAGGGATCTCTCTTACGCTGTCATGAAGGGCCTTTCGCTCTGTCCTGTGTCTGTGTCCCGTCTTGAGCTTCGGCATCAGTTCGATCTTGATTTTCTGATCGCGAGCAGCGACGCTCCTGCCGCGAAGGAGATTCTCGGGCAACACGGTTACACGTTGTTTGCGATCAGCGGAAAAAGCTGGGAGTTCAAGAAAGGACAGACGCCGCGCGTTTGCCCAAGAGACCTCTATCGCGACCTGCCCTATCGTGGGGTGGAACTCCATCTAGATGTCGATACTCCTGGCTCGCCTACACGGCTCGATCGGGCAGTAAAACGGGAAATGCATGGCTTGATGATGCCTGTGCTTTCGCCTGTTCATCTCTTTGTCGGGCAGGCGATGCACGCGTCGAAGGACATTGCCAGTCCCTTTCTTCGGGCATCGCACCTCTTCGAGTTCCACCGTCATGTGCTCGCACAGCGAGACGACATCTCCTTCTGGCAGAAACTGCATTTGCACGCTCGCGAAGACCGGCGCGCTTGTGTCGCGATCGGCATGGTGACGTATCTCGCTGAATCTGTCTGGGGCAACTTTGCACCACAGGCGCTTACTTCCTGGACAGTAGAGCAGCTTCCTCCCTCCGTCCGGCTTTGGCTAGACCTTTATGGCCGAGATGCGGCCATTCAAGCTCCTCCTGGAAACAAGCGATACTTGTGGTTGCGAGAAGAGTTGGTGGCCGCGGGTTGTGGTGCGGCTCTGAGGTCGCGCAAAACACGGTCGGTCCCTTTCCGCTTACCTCCAGCCGTGATTCAGGCGATACCCGGAGAGGCACTCTCCACGCGAGTAGCTCGTTATCTTGTCCAGATTCGTTTTGTTGCTTCTCGCGTCCGATTTCATGTGGTGGAAGGTCTACGCTTCATCGTTGAATCACGCCGGTGGCACAAGTTTAGGAGTAGTTTGCCATGA